A single Coregonus clupeaformis isolate EN_2021a chromosome 39, ASM2061545v1, whole genome shotgun sequence DNA region contains:
- the LOC121556269 gene encoding heterogeneous nuclear ribonucleoprotein C isoform X1, whose product MDRSPTTTSLMAGNVTNKTDPRSLNSRVFIGNLNTLLVTKADVEAIFSKYGKIVGCSVHKGFAFVQYANERNARAAVGGEDGRMIVGQVLDINLACEPKHQRLKTVKRSAGDMYSSSFDLEYDFQRDYYDRMYPYQSRVPPPPPPPLSRAVIPSKRPRVSLSGGGGGRGGGGGGASRRTKTNFSSSRSSQSRVSTSRTMKADDLQTIKRELTQIKHKVDYLLESLERMEKDHTKKLDMKSSGKPELGEVSPLLHCGGKKEESLKRESQLLNDSEEEEGDLLEEEEEEVKSRGREDDDEEEEGEDDGDSANGDDS is encoded by the exons ATGGA CCGGTCTCCCACCACCACTAGCCTGATGGCTGGCAACGTTACCAACAAGACGGACCCTCGCTCACTCAACTCCCGGGTCTTCATCGGGAACCTCAACACTCTCCTGGTCACCAAGGCAGACGTGGAGGCCATCTTCAG CAAGTACGGCAAGATAGTGGGCTGCTCCGTGCACAAGGGGTTCGCTTTCGTCCAGTACGCCAACGAGAGGAACGCCCGGGCTGCCGTAGGGGGCGAGGATGGGAGGATGATCGTAGGACAGGTGCTGG acatTAACCTCGCTTGTGAACCGAAGCATCAGAGATTGAAGACTGTTAAGCGCTCTGCAGGAGACATGTACAG TTCTTCATTTGATTTGGAATATGACTTCCAGAGAGATTACTACGACCG GATGTACCCGTACCAGTCCCGcgtgcctcctccgcctcctcccccCCTGTCCCGGGCGGTGATCCCCTCCAAGCGGCCCCGGGTCAGTTTGAGCggaggtggtggaggaagaggaggtggaggaggaggggccaGCCGACGCACCAAGACCAACTTCTCATCctccaggagcagccagagcagGGTCTCCACCTCACGCACCA TGAAGGCAGATGACCTGCAGACCATCAAGAGAGAGCTGACCCAGATCAAACACAAGGTTGACTACCTGCTGGAGAGTCTAGAACGCATGGAGAAGGACCACACCAAGAAGTTAG ACATGAAGAGTAGTGGGAAGCCTGAACTCGGGGaggtgtctcctctcctccactgcgGAGGAAAGAAGGAGGAGAGCTTGAAGAGGGAGAGCCAACTGCTCAATGActcagaagaggaggagggagacctactggaggaggaggaggaggag GTGAAGAGTCGAGGAAGGGAAGATgacgatgaggaggaggaaggagaggatgaTGGCGATAGCGCCAACGGAGACGACTCTTAA
- the LOC121556269 gene encoding heterogeneous nuclear ribonucleoprotein C isoform X2: protein MDRSPTTTSLMAGNVTNKTDPRSLNSRVFIGNLNTLLVTKADVEAIFSKYGKIVGCSVHKGFAFVQYANERNARAAVGGEDGRMIVGQVLDINLACEPKHQRLKTVKRSAGDMYSSSFDLEYDFQRDYYDRMYPYQSRVPPPPPPPLSRAVIPSKRPRVSLSGGGGGRGGGGGGASRRTKTNFSSSRSSQSRVSTSRTMKADDLQTIKRELTQIKHKVDYLLESLERMEKDHTKKLDMKSSGKPELGEVSPLLHCGGKKEESLKRESQLLNDSEEEEGDLLEEEEEVKSRGREDDDEEEEGEDDGDSANGDDS from the exons ATGGA CCGGTCTCCCACCACCACTAGCCTGATGGCTGGCAACGTTACCAACAAGACGGACCCTCGCTCACTCAACTCCCGGGTCTTCATCGGGAACCTCAACACTCTCCTGGTCACCAAGGCAGACGTGGAGGCCATCTTCAG CAAGTACGGCAAGATAGTGGGCTGCTCCGTGCACAAGGGGTTCGCTTTCGTCCAGTACGCCAACGAGAGGAACGCCCGGGCTGCCGTAGGGGGCGAGGATGGGAGGATGATCGTAGGACAGGTGCTGG acatTAACCTCGCTTGTGAACCGAAGCATCAGAGATTGAAGACTGTTAAGCGCTCTGCAGGAGACATGTACAG TTCTTCATTTGATTTGGAATATGACTTCCAGAGAGATTACTACGACCG GATGTACCCGTACCAGTCCCGcgtgcctcctccgcctcctcccccCCTGTCCCGGGCGGTGATCCCCTCCAAGCGGCCCCGGGTCAGTTTGAGCggaggtggtggaggaagaggaggtggaggaggaggggccaGCCGACGCACCAAGACCAACTTCTCATCctccaggagcagccagagcagGGTCTCCACCTCACGCACCA TGAAGGCAGATGACCTGCAGACCATCAAGAGAGAGCTGACCCAGATCAAACACAAGGTTGACTACCTGCTGGAGAGTCTAGAACGCATGGAGAAGGACCACACCAAGAAGTTAG ACATGAAGAGTAGTGGGAAGCCTGAACTCGGGGaggtgtctcctctcctccactgcgGAGGAAAGAAGGAGGAGAGCTTGAAGAGGGAGAGCCAACTGCTCAATGActcagaagaggaggagggagacctactggaggaggaggaggag GTGAAGAGTCGAGGAAGGGAAGATgacgatgaggaggaggaaggagaggatgaTGGCGATAGCGCCAACGGAGACGACTCTTAA
- the LOC121556269 gene encoding heterogeneous nuclear ribonucleoprotein C isoform X3, with product MAGNVTNKTDPRSLNSRVFIGNLNTLLVTKADVEAIFSKYGKIVGCSVHKGFAFVQYANERNARAAVGGEDGRMIVGQVLDINLACEPKHQRLKTVKRSAGDMYSSSFDLEYDFQRDYYDRMYPYQSRVPPPPPPPLSRAVIPSKRPRVSLSGGGGGRGGGGGGASRRTKTNFSSSRSSQSRVSTSRTMKADDLQTIKRELTQIKHKVDYLLESLERMEKDHTKKLDMKSSGKPELGEVSPLLHCGGKKEESLKRESQLLNDSEEEEGDLLEEEEEEVKSRGREDDDEEEEGEDDGDSANGDDS from the exons ATGGCTGGCAACGTTACCAACAAGACGGACCCTCGCTCACTCAACTCCCGGGTCTTCATCGGGAACCTCAACACTCTCCTGGTCACCAAGGCAGACGTGGAGGCCATCTTCAG CAAGTACGGCAAGATAGTGGGCTGCTCCGTGCACAAGGGGTTCGCTTTCGTCCAGTACGCCAACGAGAGGAACGCCCGGGCTGCCGTAGGGGGCGAGGATGGGAGGATGATCGTAGGACAGGTGCTGG acatTAACCTCGCTTGTGAACCGAAGCATCAGAGATTGAAGACTGTTAAGCGCTCTGCAGGAGACATGTACAG TTCTTCATTTGATTTGGAATATGACTTCCAGAGAGATTACTACGACCG GATGTACCCGTACCAGTCCCGcgtgcctcctccgcctcctcccccCCTGTCCCGGGCGGTGATCCCCTCCAAGCGGCCCCGGGTCAGTTTGAGCggaggtggtggaggaagaggaggtggaggaggaggggccaGCCGACGCACCAAGACCAACTTCTCATCctccaggagcagccagagcagGGTCTCCACCTCACGCACCA TGAAGGCAGATGACCTGCAGACCATCAAGAGAGAGCTGACCCAGATCAAACACAAGGTTGACTACCTGCTGGAGAGTCTAGAACGCATGGAGAAGGACCACACCAAGAAGTTAG ACATGAAGAGTAGTGGGAAGCCTGAACTCGGGGaggtgtctcctctcctccactgcgGAGGAAAGAAGGAGGAGAGCTTGAAGAGGGAGAGCCAACTGCTCAATGActcagaagaggaggagggagacctactggaggaggaggaggaggag GTGAAGAGTCGAGGAAGGGAAGATgacgatgaggaggaggaaggagaggatgaTGGCGATAGCGCCAACGGAGACGACTCTTAA
- the si:ch211-63p21.2 gene encoding FH1/FH2 domain-containing protein 1 — MTQSYQIKDMPLTSGLDKSWASFLKSAPRLRLNTLDFSDLWDEEDLGLDSAEEDGGTSTNQTSACLQTPPPPPPMPLSAPPPPLPPGHASPMGKPSGCRTLKLHWRALQSLPLLPRVCRFGPQTIWAGLEPVHLDTNRLEYLFETKGNGSICSVLTGWQKQPSVSVLGVKRSNIITIALSSLPPPRLLPPAIYTMDCSVLDREDVQRLQSLVPSEEELSLIRKAQAESPHSPLAPAELCLLTLGEITYLSPRLQLWAFAQDYDTLEREIAEPLFHLKLAMEQLAANQTFRCILATVLAIGNFLNGCKASGFELSYLGKLSQVRDTHSRQPLLHHMCVLLLQLYPQSSDLYSDITSVTRASKCDYTQVQSSLSQLEALCKSSWDQLRLLEREDQKKRGGRDRGGEREGTLRQRLPTFLKECEDRLKVLRAVHRRVINRFHSFLLFLGYSRTMVRETNAEDFCKTVSDFSLEYRATRLSILQQREREREREKGGESPSSPAPNHKHHYHHHHHQTPSQESLEQCKLEEVLKTPESDFQLDSTLPRHRSKKTDIRGPLSQKLKW; from the exons ATGACACAATCCTATCAAATCAAGGACATGCCCTTAACCTCAGGCCTCGACAAATCCTGGGCTTCCTTCCTAAAGTCTGCACCTCGTCTCCGCCTCAACACCTTGGACTTCTCCGACCTGTGGGATGAGGAGGACCTGGGATTGGACAGCGCTGAGGAAGACGGAGGCACCTCGACCAATCAAACCTCAGCATGTCTCCAaactccaccccctcctcctcccatgccactctcagctcctccccctcccctgcccCCAGGACATGCCTCTCCCATGGGGAAACCTTCTGGTTGTCGTACCCTAAAGCTCCACTGGAGGGCGCTCCAGAGCCTGCCCCTCCTGCCCAGGGTTTGCCGCTTTGGGCCCCAGACCATCTGGGCTGGGCTAGAGCCTGTGCACCTTGACACCAACCGGCTGGAGTACCTGTTTGAGACCAAGGGAAATGGCTCCATCTGCAGTGTGCTGACGGGATGGCAG AAGCAGCCGTCTGTCTCAGTTCTGGGGGTGAAACGGAGTAACATCATCACCATTGCCCTCAGTAGCCTCCCTCCTCCCCGCCTGCTGCCTCCTGCCATTTACACCATGGACTGTAGTGTGCTGGACAGAGAGGACGTACAG cgTCTCCAGTCCCTGGTCCCCAGTGAAGAGGAGCTGTCTCTGATCAGGAAGGCCCAGGCCGAGTCCCCCCACTCACCTCTTGCCCCGGCTGAGCTCTGTctcctaaccctgggggagatcACTTACCTGAGCCCCAGGCTTCAGCTCTGGGCCTTCGCTCAGGACTATGACAccctggaaaga GAAATTGCAGAGCCTCTCTTCCACTTGAAGCTTGCCATGGAACAGCTGGCAGCCAATCAGACCTTCAGATGCATCTTGGCCACTGTGCTAGCCATTGGTAACTTCCTCAATGGATGCAAG gcCAGTGGTTTTGAGTTGAGTTACCTGGGGAAGCTGTCTCAGGTCAGAGATACACACTCCCGTCAGCCTCTGCTGCACCATATGTGTGTTCTGCTGCTGCAGCTCTACCCACAGTCCTCAGACCTCTACTCTGATATCACCTCTGTCACCCGCGCcagcaag tgTGACTACACCCAGGTCCAATCCAGCCTCTCACAGCTGGAGGCCCTTTGCAAATCATCATGGGACCAGCTGCGTCTGCTAGAACGGGAGGatcagaagaagagaggaggacgagacagaggaggggagcggGAGGGCACCCTGCGGCAGAGGTTACCTACGTTCCTGAAGGAATGTGAGGACAGGCTGAAGGTACTGAGAGCTGTCCATCGGAGGGTTATCAACAG GTTTCACTCATTCCTTTTGTTTCTGGGTTACTCTCGTACGATGGTGAGAGAGACGAATGCGGAGGACTTCTGTAAGACCGTCAGCGACTTCTCTCTGGAATACAGAGCTACCCGTCTCTCCATCCtgcaacagagggagagagagagggagcgagagaaaggaggggagagtcCCAGCTCACCTGCACCAAACCACAaacaccactaccatcaccaccaccaccagacaccttctcag GAGAGCTTGGAGCAGTGCAAACTAGAGGAAGTATTGAAGACCCCAGAATCTGACTTTCAGTTAGATTCTACCCTTCCACGCCACCGCAGTAAGAAGACTGATatcagag GTCCACTCTCCCAGAAGCTGAAGTGGTGA